The Maylandia zebra isolate NMK-2024a linkage group LG4, Mzebra_GT3a, whole genome shotgun sequence genome segment GTTGTTGATTAATCAGGATAATGATCAGCTCGGGTTACCCGGCTGCTGGCTAACTCGAGTCCAAGTCTTACCTCCATGTCCTTCTGCTTCATGGCTTCGTAGTAGGGGGAGTGCTCTGCGAGATGTCTGTTGGGGGCACACAGGTAGTAGATGTTACGCGTGCCTGCCTTCATGCGGGACGCGTACTCCATCAGATTGGTCTGCTGGCCGGCCGGCAAAGCCGACAACTCGAATCTCAGCAGCTTTGCGATATCCTCCTACAAAGAGCGAGGGCACGGAGCATGACTCAGACTCAAAGTGTTTCTGCTAACCTTTAAAGTTCTGTGTCATTTCAATGCAAAGCTCTGGTGCAAACCTTGACATCTTGTTCCTGTGTGGTGACGATGCCTTCCCTCATGAAGAGGCCGTAGTCCTCAAAGAActtgctgtacttctctggctcCTTTTTGCTCTGGTCCAGCAGGAAGCGGATCACCCTCTGCTGCAGAACATCACGAAGCTTCCTAAAGAAAGGAGACGGCAGAGGAATGAGCAAACATCGAGGGGAGAACAAGCGAAGAACGGAAAAATTGACTGCACGGTTTTAGTGTAAGGGGTCAGTCTTCTCGCTGATATGCTCTAGTGATGTCAAACGTCTATTTTAATGCATAGTCAAAGCACAGGTTACCGTCATGGCTTTGATTTTGCACATGCATATTTTAGAGGAGATTTTTTTGTAACGAACTATAGTCGTTTCCTCTGAGGTCACGAAACTCTGTGTGGAGCGGTTTCCAGAAGAAGGTGAGCGGTCAATGAGATGCGTGGTTACAGCCGTGTTGGGAGATAATTCAgtccctttttttaaaacaccgttttaaaatggtaaatggtctgtatttgtatagcgctttacaagctacattgtagccacagccacctggggcgcactgacagaggcgaggctgccggacactggcgccaccgggccctctgaccaccaccagtaggcaacaggtgaagtgtcttgcccaaggacacaacgacagagactgtccaagccggggctcgaaccggcaaccttccgattacaagacgaacccccaactcttgagccactaTCGCCCCGTTAAAATGCAAATGTATGCAGATGTGGCCTGAGACATGAGGGACTGTTATTTGATTAATGGAGAGTAAGTTCcacaataaaaatacagatatGGAGTACAGTACGTTTCCTTCATTAAACCAAACTTATTCCTAAAACAGCTGCATTACTGCTAGTGTACCTGATGAGGGCGCTCTCCTGCAGCagctctctgctcagattcagagGGATGTCCTCGCTGTCCACCAcacctaaaaacaaaacaaaaacattctgcAAAGTGTTGcgtgaagaaaaaaatacagagcATGCTAGAAGCATTCGAGGAGGAACAAACCTCGAAGGAAGCGCAGCCACTTGGGCAAAATGTCAGTAGCTTTGGTCTGAATCAGGACCTTCCTGCTGTACAGAGCCACGCTGGACCCCATCTCCCTGCTCACATCGAACATGGATGGCTTCTGTTGGCAAATACATTCTTTTGTCACACACGTTACAGGAAACCAGCTTCCTCGACTCAACACTGCTGAAAGGTCGCTAAAGAACAATTTATAAAGCTGTAAAGTTTACGTCATCTATCAGTACTGGACCTGAACACCAGCCGGTTTCCTAAATGAAGATTCTCACAGAGCTTTGCAACCAAACAGCAACTGAAGTAAAGTTTGCATTGCGAAATACTCCGCACCGCTTCGGGGACATAAAAGATGCTCCTGATGTTAAGCGGGGCGTCGGCGCGGTAGTGCAGAGTGTAGCGTGGCTTGTCGTAAGCCTGAGCGATGTAGCGGTAGAACTCCTCGTGCTGCCAGTCACTGATCTCCTTCGGCTCCATCATCCACAAAGCCTGAAGGAAGACAGACAGCGAttattaaaaattattattttcattgtcgtaattttaatatgtttgtctgaaacAGGGCTCTCTTGTAAATGAGACACTGAGTCTAAATGAAACTACTTGTataaataaaggtaaaaaaaaaacccagttaaatcattacatttctttaatacttcttcttttgtctcccaCCTCCCCAGGTGCCTAAAATTCTTTAAGGAAACTGCACAACATACACAGCTACAATGTATATCAAATTTGGGCTGAGAGGTCTTTGGGAATCagcttgttggtgcaaaaatactattttatgcctgcTGTCTTTGGATTTTTATGCTAGCAACAAAATGCCACAAAATACAATATAAAACGGGTTCTTTGCCAAGTCGTCTGTTATAAACAGACACCAAGATTATTACAGTTAAATTCAACTtaactaaataaatactaatGACTGACAGtgctacccctcagcctcctagtagacaCACCCATGGTATTCATGTCAAAATCCTACGTCGTCTTGTTCTTAAGTTATCCCATACACCAGATTTTCGGAAAGCTTACAGTGACTTTCAGGTTGAGGTCACCAAGATTTGAACTCGTCCAGGTATTTTAGTAGATGCACCCCATGGTATCAATTTGAAGCTCCTACGTCACCTCTTTCTCAAGTTATTAAATTCACAAACTTAGGTGTCCACACCACATGCCTGTCCACCCAGTCGGGTGATGACAATACCCCATGAGCCTTTCAGGGCTGAGCGGCAAAAACTACACTTTTGAAAACATTTAATCTAACTGAATTGTTTTTTTGGAACTTGTACAACAAACTaaggtaaaataaaataaagaaataacgaTAGTTTTACTATTTGTTAGTgccttttaataaataattcctAGGTCAGggttaaaaagcaaacaaacaaaaacattctggTTAAAATTGTCAGGTACGAGGACAAACACAAGGAGCAAACGTTTGGCTCCTTGGAGGCAAAATATCAAGAAATCAGGGGCGGCTAAAGACTTTTACACAGTACTGTACAATTGTGCCATTTATTTTGTGAGGTTGGACCATTCAGTGACAACCTTTGCATCCAAAACAGAAGAACAGCAGCTCACCTGCAGAGTGTTGAGCCTCCGTCCATTCAGAAAGATGGGGAAGCTTACAAAGTTGCTGTACTTTGTTACAACCTCTGAAACAGAAACAATAAGTACTGATGCATGAATACGTCTCCTCACTGCAGCCGTCCTACAGTTACCAAAGCAGCGACAGCACTTTTACCTTTAACTCTGTCCTCAGAGGAAAACTCCTTGCAGTCGTCTTTCAGGTGGAGCACGATTTTTGTTCCTTGTTGAACGCCGGTGGCTTCAGCAATCTCAAAAACCCCAGAGCTGAGGGAGACCATGTGAAATATTGAGGATTACACTTCTGATTCACAGCAGCCCTTCTCAAACCAAGGATACCTCTCTACAGCCACTCTTTGCTCTCACCCATCTGAGGACCACTTGTATCCAGGTGCATCGGGCTCAGACGAGCGAGTGTACACGTCCACGCGGTCGGACACCATGAAGGCGGAGTAGAATCCAACACCAAACTGACCAATGATGGTGCTGCTGGCCTCCGCCTGGTTCTGAAGAGCGTCCAAAAACGCCTACAGTGGGGAGAAAGTTACAATAATGACAGAAGGAGTGAGCATCAGAAAACACGATGCTGCATTTTAAAAGCCAAACAGGAGCGCTATATCAGATAAGTAATGTCACAATGAAGCACTCACCTTAGAACCAGAGCGGGCGATAGTGCCCAGGTTAGACACCAGCTCATCCTTGTTCATGCCGATTCCTGTGTCCTGTTTGAATATAGAAATCAGTCACTCAAGAGTTAAGCTATCCTAGTGTGTTGTATCCCAtttaccagcagggggcagtaaACCATCTCAGGGCTTCAAGTGCACTAGAAGCACTAGGAACAACCTGCTATAGTTATTTATAGCTGGCTGTATGGATCTCAGGACAAAAAGCAGAGATATGCTACTGATTTAAGTAAGTAACAATGCAAGAAAAGAGGAGGACCTGGGGTGGagatgggttgcaaagcagcttgaaCAAATTTAGAATTATCCTGGTTAAGACTGGATACATGGAAAGGTAACAGCTGAGCCATCGGCTGGTGTTTTGCTGGCACCGAGCTCAGCTGATCTGCTAGGATTACGACTCGCTTTCTGATCTAATGTTACTCTTCCTGTTCTAAAACTTGTCCAAAACTTCTAAAGTCAGTAAACAGGTGTACCTGAATGGTGAAGGTGCCCTTTGCTgcatcactctgcaggtggATCTCCATTGGAGCCGTTTCACCACCTGCTGATATCAATTTGTGGCGCAGTTTTTCCAGTGCGTCGCTGCCGTTAGAGATGAGCTCCCTGATAAAGACCTGAAAGAAAGACAAGTCAGTCAGAGGAGAGCAGTGAAGGTAAACTGTAATGATAGTAGCTTTTGTCCAACTTTACATCACCTCTTTCTCTGAGTACAGGGACCTGGCGACAATATCCAGCAGCTTTTTGGTTTCAGCCTGAAACTCATGTTTGTGGAAACTACCTGAAAGATCAAAGGCAGAGCAACATTCAGAATTTGAGAACAAGCTTTCATAGGAAATATGTCTGCAGCTGTCCCAGTACCTTGCACAGCCTCTGTATCACTGATGATATTGTGCAGAGGCTCCTCCTCTGGCTCTTTCTCTGCTTCCTGGGTGCTGTAATAATACTGTGGGCTAACGCCAAGGCAGGCCTGCTGCGAACTCCACACCCTGGGGCGACTGCTCCACCTCTGCAGCTGTCCAACCGACAAACCTGATGGCATGACAAGTAAAGATGGTGAGGCCATTTAACAGGGAAGCAGTAGCATTTTAGATCCCTCATCATCTCTCTAATCAGGATCTACTTAACCCTCTGAGGCCACAAGTTTACCCAAACAATGCCCGAATGCTGCCTACAGCAAAACAGACCTTCAAGAAAGTGATTCATGGCTTCGTGTCATCCAGGCTTAGTTATCACACTAGCTTATATTTGGGCATTAGTCAGGCTCTGCGTTCACATCTCTTGCTTGTTCAAAATGCTGTAGCTCGACTCCTGTATCCAGGTGTACTGAGAAGCAGATTAAAGCATAGAGAGGATCGGGCTTTTGCAGTTGGGCTGTAGGTGACGTCTCATGCTACCAGGACTCACAAAGACACcagcaaaaagcaaaactagAGAAAAGTAAGTTCCGAGCAAGGGTCTGTAGTCAACATCTGCACAACCATTGCTTATTTTGGAGAGGGGGGCTCCATCTTGCTGCCACTTTGATTTGAAACAAAGCAGGTGAAATGGATTTACTCGTTTGAGCAGTGTGCATGAgccttctttcaaaaaaaaataaGGGTCTCacctttgtgtttttaagtgtTTGTGTAACAGTAACGTTAAGTCCTGGTGTCCTCTCAATTGAGAACATCCTGGCCTTTTCAATTATATCTTATTTGTTTGGGTGGCCTCTTTTTGCTCCAAAGAGGCAGGAAATTACCAAAAAGGTTCAACTGAAAGACACTTTTTTTCCTCGGTTCTCAGGGGTTTATGGTATGGTACTTCTGTAAGCTTTCCTCAAAGATGGGGGATATTAAACGATAAATGAAATATATTGTGTTTAGTGTGATGTAACCATGCAATAAAATTTATAAGCGAATcgctttaaattcatttttaaccGTTAATCGGTTTCTACTGTAAGACACGTGAGCCGCAGGTTAGTTTATAAAACATGGCCACAAAGGTTAGCCGAAGCAGAGTTTACATTTAACTGAAATCTTGGTGCTGTCAGCTAGGCGGCTAGGCTAACTTGGCTGGCTAATAAGCACAGCTTACCTCCAGTCAAGGAGCGCGAGACAGGTCGGCTGCTCAGCCCGCGTGTAGATGACACCAGCCGCGAGCTGGCCCTCTGAGAGGAACCGAAAGCGAACCGAGCCAGCGCGAGACAGCGGGACATGCTGACACTCAGGTGGGACCCAAAGACGAAACAAATGACAGGTCAACTGACCGACAGGGACACACGCTGAACTACAGCGGAAAAAGGACCTGCGACTGCGCGCGATAATGACGCCAAAAGGCCGACCGCAATCTGCCTGATGAGAATAGGATGCTCTTTAAACTGTAAGTGCATAATTTTATGTCATAATACACGGCTAATCACCTGTGTAtattatatgtgtatatatttatattcatcTTTAGTACGGTTATTTATTAGAGTTTTCTGATTACttaaaatttagatttttttctttgttcccaATTTACAATTCAAGGTCAAACAGAATGTAAAAGTAGTGCGTTATGTTCATGcaagcagcatttttttttttttgcaacaatTTGTTACATTTCAAATTGTCAATGGCAAAAATCTGATGgttcatattttttaaatgtgaagaTTTTTCTTGATCCTGTTCTCACATCAAAATAAACTCTTGGAAACTATGAAAGCTTGTCGTTaccactgggggaaaaaaataaaacaaaaatttcaAATTACCCATCTCCAAATTTCAAGTTTTATATTTCAATTTGTCCTCTTACCTACATAAAAATTCAGTTTTCTCAAAATCTTACCTCGAATTTTCAGGTTATTTCAAAATTTGAGTTACATTTCACAATATTCCAGTTCACATATCTCAATAACTTCAGGTTATCAGTTTAAAACTTTAAGTTACACATCTCATAATTTCATCATCTCTCAAAATTTCAGGTtacacatttcaaaatgttaatgTCCAACTAAGTTTGAAATGTCAGTGATCATTTGAATTTACCTGAAACCTTGACTTAAGGagggcaaccccccccccccaaaaaaaaaaaaaaccaaaacaaacaaattcttCAGTGGCCCAAACAAGCTTCCACACGCAACTGATGAAAATCTAATGGatcgttttatttatttattttttaatatagagAAATGATTGAGCAAATAAAAATCAGCCCAGCTGCTGAACACATACGAATTTCCCCCATGCAGAAAGATTCGAGGCAGAGTCTGTGGCACACAGGTTTATTTAACAATATGGTATATAAGTACGAAATGAGCCATTTGAACCAATTTGTACAGTGATTTCATTTCTGCATATTTACAGTACTGTCCACCTGCATGATTTACATTAGAGAATAGTTCATCATCAAGTCAAGTTTAATGCGAGAGAAAATGATGCACAAAACTCTCTGAACACAAATCAGCAGTCAAACAAGATAATTTCCCACCACAGGCGAAAGAGGTTTAGGACTTAATGAGAATTTCTTTAGACTGAAGGAGAGACAAAGCAATCTTTGAACATCTGCAAGACGAACACTGGGCCCAGGCCAGTAAAAAGAACATTCCTGCACCTGTGAACATGAAGAGTCAACGCAGGTTTACCTTCAACCTGCAAATTGTGTTTGGGTGTGTGCAATAGTTCCTAGATCTATACAAATACGTTAATCTCCTTTAGACTCTGCAAACAGGAAAGAAATTAAGGCTTTCCTAAAGGCAGTCCTTTTTGAAAAATGGCATATTAGAATAAATTAGCCAGGAACAGAGAAACTGAGCAAGAGGTGAAGCCTGGCAAAAACAATTCCCACACAAATAATTTTACAGTCTTCTTTACACAAATACAATATTAATTTGCAAacgtacaaaataaaaaataataaaatgaaatttttttttttagagaaggttttttaaaaaagtcaatACCAGAGaataacaaatgaaaaacaaattaaaacacaaagacCAGGGCAAAATCTTGCAAGGCTGGTCTGAACCAAAAATATATTCATTGTGTCTTTGTTGTTTCTTCAACAGCAATTATTAAATCACTCTGTGTACTTGAAAAAGTAGTCCTTGGTTCACAGTCCGTAGGCCTCGTAAGACtaatttattttgtgatttcttttagctttttacatcagcaaatagaaaaatgtTGCAGCTGAAAACAGAACAATGCCTTTCTTCTGTCTCAAAATGCTACAATCCTTCAACAAATTTCTCTAGTGTGTCTCCCGTCGTGTCACCCACCATACCCATGTCACTACTCAACCCCCCTCGGTTTGGTGTGTTAAGCTGCGGGAGCATGGCGCTCTGCTCTGGTGTTCCCATGTGACCCTGCTCCATGGACCCTGACATGGGACCTCCTAAGCTGGGATGGGGAGAGTTGGAGTGAAGTGCGCCATGCTGAGGTGACGGCTGGGGTTGTATCCGAGGGGAGGGACTGGAATGAGGTGCCTGCTGCGAAGGTGGGCGGGGCGATTGCACTGGGGCTGGAGAGCGTACCTGGCTTCCCAGGGTATTTGCCATTGTCTGGCCAGGTAGGTGAGCTCCTGCCTGGGCTTGGCCTTGGagcatgtgaggctgtggaCTCATCGAGTTGGCCTGTGCCGAAGAGCCCATCTGCTGCTTCATCATCTGATGCTGTTGCTGCTGAAGCATGCGTTGCTGGAAGTTCTGCTGTCCATCCATTCCCATCCCAGGTTGGCCCATTTGAGATGTGGGAGGGAGCGGTCCCATAGGCCCCCCACCTCCTTGCATAGccatgtgctgctgctgctgcatacGGATATAGCTTCCTGGTCCCGGCTGCTGTTGGGGGAACTGCCCATGGGCTGGAGGCAAACCtccctgctgctgttgttgttgctgcagctgctgctgctgttgttgctgctgcagctgctgctgctgctgctgttgctgctgcagctgctgttgctgcagctgctgttgttgctgcagctgctgttgttgctgcagctgctgttgttgctgttgcagcagcagctgctgctgttgcaaCTGCTGCTGCCTAAGAATTTGCTGTCTGCGGAACATTTGATTTCCGTTTGGTACCATCTGGCCTTGGGTGCCCATGGATGGCATTCCCTGGGGTCCCACCTGCTGAGGAGGCTGCTGTTGAGGTGCCATTCCTGGCCTTTGCACCTGGTTTGCCATGCCCACCATTGTGTGCATTCCTGGCTGGGATCCTAGCATGGCCTGAGGGTTCTGCTGTTGGGCCTGCTGCTGTGGTTGGTTGGCTTGGTATTTTGCCGTCCTCTGTTTAATGAAGGCGGCCATGAGGTGGGGGTTAGACTTGAGGATGCTCAGgacctgctgttgctgctgtgggGAGCTGGGTGATTTTAGGGTGTCCAATAGCTCCCGCAGGGCACTTGGAGGAATGTTACCCGGCATACCTCGGGGCACGTTTTGTCGCTGTGGTGTCATGCCCTGCTGTGAGGAGCCCTGTGTAGGCATGACCCCAGACATCTGGTGACCTTGCTGGGGCATCATGGGCCTCTGCATGGGCTGACCTTGCTGGGGCATTGGGTTTCCCTGAGGCTGCTGAGGGGGCATGGGGCCTTGTTGAGGAGGAACCTGTGGCTGATGACCCTGGGGATTCTGCATCCCCGGACCCCACTGGCCCTGCTGCATCACCTGGGGCCCGCGTGGCCCCTGCATCATCTGCATTTGGCTTGGCATGGGCCCCATCATGCGTGGGTGGTTCATTGGCATCCCATTCATTGCATAATTCTgttgcttctgctgctgctgctgctgttgctgctgcggCTGCTTTGACTTAGCTAACATCTCGATCTGTCTGGCCACCTTCAGGGCTTCCATCAATGACTCCTGCGGTTGCTGCTGCTGGCGAGGCTGTGGAGGCTGCTGTTGGTGCGGCATGTTGGGCATGGGTGACTGCTGTTGATGGAGAGGGGATGACTGAGGCCCCGGTTTACCTTGCGGCACTGGTGTTGGAGGCTGACTGCTGCGGCCGTTGCTGGGAAAGCCTTGGGACATATTGGTGGGGTTTGGTGGTTGCTGTTGTTGGGGCTGGTTGGACATGGGCTGGGGAGTCTGGGGTGTATTAGGCTGCTGCACAGAATTTGGAGTGTCTGGGGCATTTAAGGTAGGTGGAGATGGCATGGGCATACCCCTTCCAGCCATGGTGGCCATTCTGCGACGCATCATTTGAGCCTGCTGAAGCctgtgctgcagctgctgttgtcGAAGCTTGTGTTTGATGTTGAGACAGAAGGGCACGGGACACTTGTTCTCCTGACAGTGCTTGGCATGATAGCAACATAAAGCGATGAGCTGCTTGCACACAGGACAGCCACCATTGGTCTTGCGCTTGCAACCTTTGGTGTGCTGAACCACCCTCTTCATCTTCTGGCAGGACGGCAAAGAGCAGTTGGCATTGCGGCACTGGCAGGCGTGCACCAGGGACTGGATACAGCGCTGGATACTAAGGCGTCGACTCTCCTGAGGGCTCTTGGAGGCCTCTCCACCTTGACCATTGCTGTCATCATCCAAGCCCAGACCCCACTTCACCATTTGGTGATCATGGCCTTTAGTGTGGTAGCAGTTAATGCATAGGTCATAGTCCTGATGAGAGGGGAGAGAGATGACATTAACCttagttaaaaatgtaaactaGGTGTTAATTCAAAACCGATGCagatgttgcttttaaaacacGGTCAATGATCACAACTGTATCTTACCTCACAAACTGTGCAGTGCCAGCGAGTCTCGACATGGTGCTTGCACTCATTGCAAGTGTACACAAAGCGGTCCTGGCCTTGGTTGTGCAGCTCCACCAGCATGCACATTGTGCTCCATTTACACCTTCTCAGTGAGCTGAACTCCCAGTGCTTGTCCCTGGCCAAGGTCAGAAACGCATCACGTCCATCCATCAGGTCACAAGTCAGCAGAGGGTCAGGGTCCATGATGGGTGGCAAGGTGTTAATGACTGGCCCAGCATGGAGGTGGATAACAAAAAATACCTGGTGGCAGGAGGGGAAGCAACACTGTTAGCTATAGGCATTGCTGAAGTGTAGTGCAATGTGACAAATTCCATAACTCTTGTGTGGAAGAAAATTTTCATGTGGAATTCAATTATCCTCAGGAAGCAGCACAGTAAGAGAGACGCTGCTCTGTACTTAGAATTTCACACACAACAATCTACCAACTTTGTCTGAATTTTTTCCCCAAGCTTTAAAACAAGAGTCAAGTTACTGAAATGTTACATGAAAtgaaattttattcatttaggagagacaaaaaaaaaaaaaaatctgttataGTTGCTAGGGTTTCCCACCTCCTTATGTTTCTCCATTGTGGCATAGAGCTTCTGGGACAGATCATTGGCTACATTTGGCATTCCAGGCTTTTTCTTATTGGCTCGACTGACGCTGCTcttgtttttgttggttttcttGTTATTCTTCTTTTTGGCATTCTTGCTGTCAGCTTGGGCTCCCTTGTAAAAAGACACACATGGACATTTAGAGAAGTTGAGATTGCACAACAGGCAAGATGAGATTATGCAATTAAGCAGAGTGGTTTATACAGTGCCAGAAAGCCAAAAGCATTTATATAATGGGTAGTTGAGAATGATACAATCTGGGGCGAGACAAAGGACTTAAAACACTGGGCTGTTGATTCTGGGATCAGAAGAGGCTTTCTttcattaataaaaatattctgaATCCATGTATCCATCAAACTCACCTCTGTTGTCTCAGAGGAGGCTGTGTTCTCctcctttttcctttcttcctcttcctgctcCAGCTCCTTGATGCTCTCCTCCAGTACATTAGGCCAAAAGTCACCCTCAAAGTACGGCAGCTCGTAGGCACTGGTCAGCCTGTCTTCTGTTGCCTGCTTGAAAATGTcctgaacacagacacacaaaggctCTTATCATAGAATTGGGCAACAAGAGCTTCTAATTGGGTCAAGTTGGATTTATGAAAAatgaggggggggggaggagtCACTCCCATCAGAGTGTACATCAAGTCTAAGTCGTTTGGTAATAAATGTTAATTCACTGATATTCCAGTGTAAATGTGCCCATCAGCCACTCCAGAGTCTTACAAGATAATCATTTATATTCCTAAAGCAAACTACGTTAGTTCAGCTGAACAGCGTGGTAACCGCCTGCCGCCAACACCAGACTTCAAAATGTTAATTATAGCTGGGAATGTCTTGAGAAACATAACATGCACAGGTGGTTACAAAGTTATTTTTACTGGTATAATTTTCTGACCTTGTAATCATGTATGATTCTTTCAGCAAAAGCCTTGTCCAGCATTTTTCTGTACCACTCTTGAAGCCTTTTGGGCTTGGGGATCTTCTGGTCCGGAGGGTGGCAGTGGAAAATATAGTCATCTCCTTCACTGGGTGGGCAGGCCCAAATGTGACCCGTCACATACCTGGTCAGGAATTAAGTTATGACTCACTTAGCACTTAGAAGAATTAAACATGCATCAATACATGACTGAAAGGAGCTAAAATGCAACACTGCATAAAGTTACTTTTTACCCACCCAAGTTTTTTCACATACTCCAGGTATCCTATTAAGATCTCATGGTATACTGCAGTCCTTAGCAAACGCGGTCTGAAGAAGTGAATACTGTCGAGGTATGATATGTAAACCCGTCTGAAAAAGAGATACAGAATATGTGATGTGAGAATAATGCACACAAACTAAAAGGAAACTTAGAGCAATGCCTCTAACATTTTGCCCGTGTTACCTGGTATTTGGAAAGGGGCACTCTGAGCCGTACTCCTGGACGTGCATTCCGAAGAAACAAACGTCCACCCCGTCTATTTCCTCAAATGCAAAAAGTGCTTTGGTTCTGTAGGGGAAGCTTTCCACCATCTCACCTGAGTCTACAAACCTGTGGAAACAGAGAAGGTGTAAGCAACAGCAGCAATGGACAGATCGAGTACACCTCAACGTATAGTCAGGGTGCTCTTAGAGCTTCTGGCAGAGGCATGTCAACAGCATCCTTGGGGAAGCTGGGGTCATGTAGTCTGAATGAACCGTGTACCACACCTCCATTGCTGACGCAGATGTACAGAACTGTGATTATAAAGTTGTTGGTGCCTGACGCAGTATCCGCCTACGATGGCTTCTGGCAGAAGATGGACATAAGTGAAGGGAGTTCTCAATCAAAAGGGAGGGATTCTTTCAAGACTGGTTAACTTGT includes the following:
- the trap1 gene encoding heat shock protein 75 kDa, mitochondrial, whose protein sequence is MSRCLALARFAFGSSQRASSRLVSSTRGLSSRPVSRSLTGGLSVGQLQRWSSRPRVWSSQQACLGVSPQYYYSTQEAEKEPEEEPLHNIISDTEAVQGSFHKHEFQAETKKLLDIVARSLYSEKEVFIRELISNGSDALEKLRHKLISAGGETAPMEIHLQSDAAKGTFTIQDTGIGMNKDELVSNLGTIARSGSKAFLDALQNQAEASSTIIGQFGVGFYSAFMVSDRVDVYTRSSEPDAPGYKWSSDGSGVFEIAEATGVQQGTKIVLHLKDDCKEFSSEDRVKEVVTKYSNFVSFPIFLNGRRLNTLQALWMMEPKEISDWQHEEFYRYIAQAYDKPRYTLHYRADAPLNIRSIFYVPEAKPSMFDVSREMGSSVALYSRKVLIQTKATDILPKWLRFLRGVVDSEDIPLNLSRELLQESALIRKLRDVLQQRVIRFLLDQSKKEPEKYSKFFEDYGLFMREGIVTTQEQDVKEDIAKLLRFELSALPAGQQTNLMEYASRMKAGTRNIYYLCAPNRHLAEHSPYYEAMKQKDMEVLFCYEQFDELTLLHLREFDKKKLISVETDIVVDHYKEEKYEDSKPASERLTQEQADDLMAWMKNSLGPRVTNIKLTPRLDTHPAMITVLEMGAARHFLRTQQLARTAEERAQILQPTLEINAGHDLIKKLFALKDTNSELAGLLLEQIYDNAMIAAGLNDDPRPMISRLNDLLTKALEKH